ACCGCCTGCTGCACGGCCCGGACGAGATCCCGGCGCCCGGCGGGCCGGTACTCCGCGGTCAGGTCGCCGGACTCGCTGACGGCCGACGTGATCAGGTAGCGGCCGTCGGCGGTGTCGAGCCAGCCGATCGGCGATCCGGCGCGCCGCTCGCCGTGGCGGCCCCAGCCGCTCGCGACGATGTGCCCGCCGCCGAGCCGCGGCTGCGCCAGCACGCGTTCGAGCACCTCGACCCCGCCGGGGGCGGCGCGGGAGACCCGCGGGTCCGGGCGGCGCGGCTGCACGCGCCCGCTGACCTCGATCATCCCGAACGCGTCGGTCTCTTCCTCGTCCTCGGCCGCCTCGGCCCGCCGGCGCGCGGTCATCGCGGACACCTCGCGCTCGGCCGCCTGGCGGACCGTGTGCGCGCCGGTGCTGGCCGGGCGCGCGTGGGGCAGCACCCCGGCGATCACCTCGACCAGTTCCTCGTCGTCGAACAGCGAGAACAGCAGTTCGTCGGTCTTCGCGTCCTGGGTGATCCCGAGCGCCTGCCTGCCGTCGCTGAGCGCGACCACGGCGATGTCCGCGCCGAGGCCGTCGATCCCGCTGACCGCGACCGACACCCGGGGCTTCGCGAGCAGCTCGAAAGCGGTGCGCACGTACGGGCTCAGCTCGTCGCCGGTCGAGAGCCTGCGCTCCTCGATCGCGTCGTTGACGATCTTCGCGACCCGCACGTACCGGTCGGGTTCCGCGGGCACGGAGCCGATCCGCAGCGGGAACTGGCGGATGTTCCCGCCGGTCGCCTCCCCGATCACCAAAGCTTCGACGACGTCGAGAACGAACTCGAACCTGTCCGCCATCCCGAGGGCATCCTTCCCACAGCCGGGTCGGGCACGACCGGCCCCGGCGCCCTTGCGGGACGCCGATTTGCGTTGCCGTGCCTGGGATTCGCAATGGGAAAAGACTATCAGTCCGGCGGGGGCCGGCGATCACCGCGGGGACGGCTGCCCCAATGTACCGAGGGCCGTGTCCGAAGAGACACGACCTGCGGTTTCGCCGCGCGCGCCGCTTGACGCGGGGCCGCGAAGCGACGGAGATTTCTTGCTGCGAAAAAGGCCGCTGCGGATCGCAGCGGCCCTTGTCGCGCCCGGTTTTACCGAGTTGTTCTTCTGTCCTTCGCCGTCGTTTAGCCGGTTCGTTGCTCCACAGTGGACACAGCGTCAGGAGACGCCGCGCGCCCGCTCGATGTCCGGTGAGCGGTACATCCGCTCCGGGATGCGCGCGAGCGTCGATTCGTGCACCTGCGGGCCGAGCCCGTACAGCTTCTGGAAGCTCATGATCAGCGGCCGCCACGCGTCCGGGTCGATGTGGTCGTCCGTGCCCGGCATCCGGATGTCGTCGTGCACGAACACCCGCTGCACGCGCACCTCCAGCCCGACGATGCCGCCGCGCTGCGCCTCGTCGTCCTCGGCGAACGGGTGCACGGACTCCAGCACCGCTTCCATCGCGACCGGGCATTCGGCGACCCGCGGCGGCGCGACCGTCTCGGACGGCGCCGGCGTGAGCCCGGCGCGGCCGAACTTGTCCGCGACGTGGAAGTAGCCGCGCTTCTCCTTGCCCGGCGGGACCGGGTCGGACCCGGTGGTCAGGGCCAGCCGGTCGACCGCGGCGGCCATCGCCGAGGACGGCAGGTTCAGCACGCATTCGCGCGTGCGCAGGAGGTTCTGCGTGGTCTTGGAGCGCGCGCCGAGGCCGAGCATCGCGCGCCAGCCGAGCCAGAACGCCGACGACATCGGGGCCAGGTTGGCCGAACCGTCCTCATTGGACGTCGAGATGAGCACCACCGGGGTGCCGAAGTAGAGGATGCCGGGCTCGATCGTTGTGTGCGCGGGAAAAGTCGTGTTCACACCGCCCAGTCTGGCGACCGCCGCGGGGGCGTCGCTGGCGGAAATCGGCCGTCGCTTTCCCGCCCCGGAAACGCCGTGAGGGGAACCCTGAGGGACTCTGAGTCCCTCAGGGTTCCCCTCACGGACGGTCGGTCAGGCGATGCCCGCGGCGGCCAGGGCCCGGCCGGTGAGGACACGGGCGAGGTGCTGCCGGTACTCGGCCGTGGCGTGCGGTTCGTCCGGCGGCGAAGTGTCCTCCGCGGCCAGTTTCGCCGCCTCCGCCGCGGTGGCCCCGTCGGCGAGCGCGCGTTCGGTGGCCGACGCCCGCAGCGGCGTGCCGCCCATGTTGATCAGGCCGACCGAGCGCCCGGTGACCGCGACGCCGACGATCGCCCAGTCGATGGCCCGGCGGGTGAACTTCTCGAATCCCCAGCCCAGCCCGGCCTGGCTCGGCAGCCGGATTTCGGTGAGCAGCTCGTCCGGCTCCAGCGGCGTGGTGAACGGCCCGAGGAAGAACTCCGCGGCCGGGATGCGCCGCTCCCCCCGCGGTCCGCGCGCGACGAGCGTGCCGTCCGCCGCGAGCACCGCCGCGGGCAGGTCGGCCGCGGAGTCCGCGTGCACCAGCGAACCGCCGATCGTGCCGCGATGGCGCACCTGCGGGTCGCCGACCGAACCGGACACGTGCGCGATCAGCGGCGCGTGCTCGGCGAGCACCGGGTCGTGTTCGAGGTCGTGGTAGCGGGACAACGCCCCGATCACCACCTCGTCGCCCTCGGTCCGGACGAACTTCAGCTCCCGCAGCGGCGCGATGTCCACCACGACCTCCGGCGCGGCGAACCGGAGTTTCATCAGCGGGAGCAGCGAATGCCCGCCCGCGAGCAGCTTCGCGTCTTCGCCGTGCTCGGCGAGCAGCGCGAGCGCTTCGTCCACAGTGGACGCGCGGCGGTAGGCGAACCCGGCCGGGATCACTGCGCCACCTCCTGCCCGGACGCGTCGATGACCGCGCTCACGATGTTGTGGTAGCCGGTGCAGCGGCAAAGGTTGCCCTCCAGCGCCGCGCGGGCTTCGTCGCGCGTCGGCTTCGGGTTTTCTTTCAGCAGCGACACCGTCGCCATCATCATGCCGGGCGTGCAGAACCCGCACTGCAGGCCGTGCTGCTCGCGGAACGCGCGCTGCACCGGGTGCAGCCCGTCTTCGGAAGCCAGACCCTCCACAGTGGTCACTTCGTGCCCGTCCGCCTGAGCGGCGAGCACCGTGCAGGATTTCACCGATTCGCCGTCGAGCAGCACCGTGCACGCCCCGCAGGACGTGGTGTCGCAGCCGATGTTCGTGCCGGTGAGGCCCGCGGTGTCCCGCAGGTAGTGCACGAGCAGGGTGCGGTCGGGCACCTCGTGCGCCACCGTCTTCCCGTTCACGTCGATCGAGACCCGCACGTCAGTTCGCCTTCCTAGCGTCGTTCAGGGCCGTCCACACCCGCAGCGGCGTAGCCGGCATGTCCAGGTGCCGCACGCCGAGGTGGGCGAGGGCGTCGACCACCGCGTTGTGCACCGCCGGCGTCGACCCGATGGTCGCCGCCTCGCCGA
The nucleotide sequence above comes from Amycolatopsis sp. AA4. Encoded proteins:
- a CDS encoding ESX secretion-associated protein EspG; amino-acid sequence: MADRFEFVLDVVEALVIGEATGGNIRQFPLRIGSVPAEPDRYVRVAKIVNDAIEERRLSTGDELSPYVRTAFELLAKPRVSVAVSGIDGLGADIAVVALSDGRQALGITQDAKTDELLFSLFDDEELVEVIAGVLPHARPASTGAHTVRQAAEREVSAMTARRRAEAAEDEEETDAFGMIEVSGRVQPRRPDPRVSRAAPGGVEVLERVLAQPRLGGGHIVASGWGRHGERRAGSPIGWLDTADGRYLITSAVSESGDLTAEYRPAGRRDLVRAVQQAVSEVY
- a CDS encoding flavin reductase family protein — its product is MNTTFPAHTTIEPGILYFGTPVVLISTSNEDGSANLAPMSSAFWLGWRAMLGLGARSKTTQNLLRTRECVLNLPSSAMAAAVDRLALTTGSDPVPPGKEKRGYFHVADKFGRAGLTPAPSETVAPPRVAECPVAMEAVLESVHPFAEDDEAQRGGIVGLEVRVQRVFVHDDIRMPGTDDHIDPDAWRPLIMSFQKLYGLGPQVHESTLARIPERMYRSPDIERARGVS
- a CDS encoding xanthine dehydrogenase family protein subunit M, whose translation is MIPAGFAYRRASTVDEALALLAEHGEDAKLLAGGHSLLPLMKLRFAAPEVVVDIAPLRELKFVRTEGDEVVIGALSRYHDLEHDPVLAEHAPLIAHVSGSVGDPQVRHRGTIGGSLVHADSAADLPAAVLAADGTLVARGPRGERRIPAAEFFLGPFTTPLEPDELLTEIRLPSQAGLGWGFEKFTRRAIDWAIVGVAVTGRSVGLINMGGTPLRASATERALADGATAAEAAKLAAEDTSPPDEPHATAEYRQHLARVLTGRALAAAGIA
- a CDS encoding (2Fe-2S)-binding protein produces the protein MRVSIDVNGKTVAHEVPDRTLLVHYLRDTAGLTGTNIGCDTTSCGACTVLLDGESVKSCTVLAAQADGHEVTTVEGLASEDGLHPVQRAFREQHGLQCGFCTPGMMMATVSLLKENPKPTRDEARAALEGNLCRCTGYHNIVSAVIDASGQEVAQ